In the Hordeum vulgare subsp. vulgare chromosome 7H, MorexV3_pseudomolecules_assembly, whole genome shotgun sequence genome, one interval contains:
- the LOC123409814 gene encoding uncharacterized protein LOC123409814, with translation MLAVPSSGCTGGWHVSRAASVMQKKKGKSYRQGKATPFFQVSLSPSKSVFGGGGYG, from the coding sequence ATGCTTGCCGTGCCTTCTTCCGGGTGCACCGGAGGCTGGCATGTGAGCAGGGCTGCTTCAGTGATGCAGAAGAAAAAAGGCAAGTCTTATCGGCAAGGGAAGGCTACGCCTTTCTTCCAGGTCTCCCTCTCTCCATCTAAATCTGTGTTTGGAGGAGGGGGCTACGGTTAG